The following proteins are co-located in the Chryseobacterium daecheongense genome:
- a CDS encoding HAD family hydrolase: MKKLYCFDFDGTITYKDTMFMYLKFYDSTKYHIQFLRHVPLFILLKLKLAETEKVKKSFIGSILKGQSQEKIERKSRQFFEQHYPKIVRENALDFIKNIDRNNTQSLLVTASLDIWVKPFAEELKMQLVSTRAEFKNGIFTGNFIGKNCNGKEKLIRIQEQINNSKYDKIIAFGDTSGDKQMLKWANEGHYQFFH, from the coding sequence ATGAAAAAATTGTATTGTTTTGATTTTGATGGAACGATTACCTATAAGGATACAATGTTTATGTATCTGAAATTTTATGATTCTACGAAATACCATATACAATTTTTGAGACATGTTCCTCTGTTTATTTTATTGAAATTAAAACTGGCGGAAACGGAAAAGGTCAAAAAAAGCTTCATCGGTTCAATACTGAAAGGACAATCACAAGAAAAAATAGAACGAAAATCGAGACAGTTTTTTGAGCAGCACTATCCTAAGATTGTGCGTGAAAATGCACTCGACTTTATTAAAAATATAGATCGTAATAATACTCAGAGTCTATTAGTTACGGCTTCTCTGGATATCTGGGTAAAACCATTTGCAGAGGAATTGAAAATGCAGCTGGTTTCCACGCGTGCAGAGTTTAAAAACGGTATTTTTACAGGGAATTTTATAGGGAAAAACTGTAACGGAAAAGAAAAACTCATAAGAATCCAGGAGCAGATCAACAATTCAAAATACGATAAAATAATCGCTTTTGGCGATACTTCAGGAGATAAGCAAATGCTGAAATGGGCAAATGAAGGACATTACCAATTTTTTCACTAA
- a CDS encoding cysteine desulfurase family protein codes for MNKVYLDNAATTPLSEEVIDAMVGTMKVNFGNPSSTHSFGQEAKILIENVRRQVADYLHVTPAEIIFTSCGTESNNMIIKSSVEHLGVQRIISSPLEHKCVSESIIDMKARKGVEVVYIRPNEKGDIDLNKLEELLKASDKKTLVSLMHANNEIGNITNLKKMAEICKVNNALLHSDTVQTMAHIDLDFSDIPVDFASCSAHKFHGPKGVGFAFIRKATGLKGIITGGPQERSLRAGTENVAGIVGLGKALELSLNHMEAYTHHIQEIKNYTIERLSAEIAGIKFNGRSAETENSLYTVLSALLPYKNPLIGLQLDMKGIAISQGSACSSGASKPSMVMMMVLSEDEMDNCTPLRISFSHMTTKADIDVFVNALKEISDDLVIEKTNVQHR; via the coding sequence ATGAATAAAGTATATTTAGATAACGCAGCAACAACACCCCTTTCAGAAGAAGTTATTGATGCAATGGTAGGTACCATGAAGGTAAACTTTGGAAATCCTTCTTCTACACATAGCTTTGGGCAGGAAGCTAAAATCCTGATCGAAAATGTGAGAAGGCAGGTGGCTGATTATCTTCATGTAACGCCCGCTGAGATTATTTTTACATCATGTGGGACAGAGTCCAACAATATGATCATTAAATCCAGTGTGGAACACCTTGGAGTACAAAGAATCATCAGCTCTCCACTGGAACACAAATGTGTTTCAGAGAGTATAATCGATATGAAGGCAAGAAAAGGGGTAGAGGTTGTTTATATCCGTCCGAATGAAAAAGGAGATATCGATCTTAATAAATTGGAAGAACTTTTAAAGGCATCAGATAAAAAGACCCTTGTAAGCTTAATGCATGCCAATAATGAGATCGGAAATATCACCAACCTTAAAAAGATGGCTGAAATATGCAAAGTAAATAATGCACTTCTACATTCTGATACTGTTCAGACCATGGCGCATATCGATCTTGATTTCTCTGACATTCCGGTTGATTTTGCTTCATGCAGTGCACATAAATTCCATGGACCAAAAGGAGTAGGTTTTGCCTTTATCAGAAAAGCGACAGGTCTTAAGGGGATTATCACAGGAGGACCTCAGGAAAGAAGTCTTAGAGCAGGTACTGAGAATGTTGCGGGTATTGTGGGGCTTGGAAAAGCTTTAGAGCTTTCTCTTAATCATATGGAAGCATATACCCATCATATTCAGGAAATAAAAAATTATACCATTGAAAGATTATCTGCTGAAATAGCAGGGATTAAGTTCAATGGAAGAAGTGCTGAAACTGAAAATAGTTTATACACTGTTTTAAGTGCCCTTTTACCATATAAAAATCCGCTAATAGGTTTGCAGTTGGATATGAAAGGGATCGCCATTTCTCAGGGTAGTGCTTGCTCGTCAGGAGCATCAAAACCTTCAATGGTTATGATGATGGTTCTTTCAGAAGATGAAATGGATAATTGTACACCTTTACGTATTTCATTTAGCCATATGACCACAAAAGCGGATATTGATGTTTTCGTAAATGCCCTGAAAGAAATTTCAGATGATTTGGTTATAGAAAAAACAAATGTTCAGCATAGATAA
- the trxA gene encoding thioredoxin, whose translation MALEITDSSFQETVLKSDKPVLVDFWAVWCGPCRTLGPIIEEVATDFEGKAVVGKVDVDNNQEISMQYGIRNIPTVLIFKNGEVVDKLVGVTPKEVIAEKLSAHL comes from the coding sequence ATGGCTTTAGAAATTACGGATAGCTCATTTCAGGAAACGGTTTTGAAATCTGATAAACCAGTATTGGTAGACTTTTGGGCGGTATGGTGTGGACCTTGTAGAACACTGGGACCAATCATTGAAGAAGTAGCAACAGATTTTGAAGGAAAAGCTGTAGTAGGAAAAGTAGATGTAGACAACAACCAGGAAATTTCTATGCAGTATGGCATCAGAAATATCCCTACAGTTCTTATTTTTAAGAATGGTGAAGTTGTTGATAAATTAGTTGGAGTAACACCAAAAGAAGTGATCGCAGAAAAATTAAGCGCACACTTATAA